The Bombus pascuorum chromosome 11, iyBomPasc1.1, whole genome shotgun sequence genome has a window encoding:
- the LOC132912162 gene encoding conserved oligomeric Golgi complex subunit 1 isoform X1: MTTNYLDLDINKLFEEYTIKEIEGIQKKIQHESDRKKIELRTLVGERYRDLILAADTIGKMKITSERVISRITNIEDKFRELQKKYLIGFKIDSVQNEDVRNIETSQNSVIIQIKILMDIPQYIWSNIENKDLLFATQLYLVAQHINYSLSFEVGNTDLALKYPIVSKQWDVISQFKNIIFTECNNVLQSLSVESGSIANCLAALVLLNGSSFSDLLDKLISLRNHAVKSIVTDENDNSVKKKIKSCIEILIQTISLIYSCFINSDGKSGGLVSQYLTKIQDQEAYSLLSQLDFNQELLKEFLPLVTKQHKPFVSNSFENFCIPDLQKSIKSWLEWVAEFCSREITKLLDLIISIKGLYYVREEAVSINLPENWNLIWEELSLPRITFWVEFFQPLISHRVKRIIDDKWMETTIALKSDIVELLGKVIHDKFEYPEHDLRWFIWKDSPSDIPQKLTKNGSPDNKRSLLMKTKGYSPNILKLCENFDSNLHALLEDLEQYLYETERVMSIKDNLLSTNIYLISDSFSDRAEIQEHLQTVSISMIEDFINFVKTCINNKPEYGQCDINAVITARFLLALTTLSSNLNKCFTLSKVSGLTITNARWQSVCDKLKEESTFVWLIWAKTYKNKISEHRERFISKESLDGYPIHLVISEWEKVIIEEDSGEGRRIKSEILVPYQPSIQLQKFLTAINKDLNKVIPHTLPKKVLYEMIEDVVTELLNYYLTAPGNARLSQKQALQVLFDIKYSSLLMIPRENKILSDLSTKACDSVLSKIDPFDYDVFNPFIHTNVKKSVQRSLLILGNLVPHLEQLHTILGARSEYNNAEGVKSDLSSVLALCTGAPWFPPLTVTAPARNLPLVTVPMPEKTQRKKTTSKENTKSDSAGATIKSGAAAFFGAMGSDWFGSS, from the exons ATGACAACGAATTACTTGGATTTGGATATTAACAAATTGTTCGAGGAGTACACGATAAAGGAGATCGAGGGGATCCAGAAGAAGATTCAACATGAGAGTGACAGGAAAAAAATCGAACTTAGAACTTTAGTTGG GGAAAGGTACCGTGATCTTATATTGGCTGCAGACACAATTGGGAAAATGAAGATAACTTCTGAGAGAGTTATTTCAAGGATAACTAACATCGAGGACAAATTTAGGGAATTACAGAAAAAGTATCTTATTGGATTTAAAATAGATTCAGTTCAGAATGAAGATGTTAG aaatatcgaaacaAGTCAGAATTCTGTCAtcattcaaataaaaatcttgaTGGACATACCCCAATATATCTGGTCGAATATTGAAAACAAGGATTTATTATTTGCTACACAATTGTATTTGGTAGCTcaacatataaattatagcCTGTCATTTGAAGTAGGAAATACAGATTTAGCACTTAAGTACCCAATTGTGTCTAAGCAATGGGATGTTATTAGTCAGTTCAAGAATATCATATTTACTGAATGTAATAATGTGTTACAATCATTAAGTGTAGAATCAGGG AGCATAGCAAATTGTCTGGCAGCACTTGTGTTGTTGAATGGATCTTCGTTCTCAGATTTGTtggataaattaatatcattgcGTAACCATGCAGTTAAATCCATTGTTACAGACGAAAATGACAACagtgttaaaaagaaaataaaatcatgtattgaaatattgattcaaacaattagtttaatttattcttgCTTCATAA aTTCAGATGGAAAATCAGGTGGTCTTGTTTcacaatatttaacaaaaattcaagATCAAGAAGCATACTCTTTGCTCTCCCAGTTGGACTTCAATCAAGAATTATTAAAGGAATTTCTTCCTCTTGTGACTAAACAGCACAAACCATTTGTCTCAAACAGTTTCGAAAACTTTTGTATACCAGATCTTCAAAAAAGTATCAAATCTTGGCTGGAATGGGTAGCTGAGTTTTGCAGTCGCGAGATTACGAAACTTCTCGATTTAATAATATCCATAAAAGGCTTGTATTACGTTCGTGAAGAAGCTGTTAGCATTAATCTGCCTGAGAATTGGAATTTGATATGGGAGGAGCTTTCTCTTCCAAGAATAACCTTCTGGGTAGAATTCTTTCAACCTTTAATATCTCACAGAGTAAAAC gtATCATAGACGACAAATGGATGGAAACTACTATTGCGTTAAAATCTGACATAGTTGAACTGTTGGGCAAAGTAATTCATGATAAATTTGAGTATCCAGAACACGATTTGCGATGGTTTATCTGGAAAGACTCTCCAAGTGATATTCCTCAGAAGCTCACCAAAAATGGTAGTCCAGATAATAAAAGATCCCTATTAATGAAAACCAAAGGATATTCGCCGAATATTCTCAAATTGTGCGAAAATTTTGACTCAAATTTACATGCTTTGCTCGAAGATCTTGAACAATACTTGTATGAAACAGAACGCGTAATGTCTATCAAGGacaatttattatctacaaatatatatttaatttcggATTCATTCTCTGATCGCGCAGAGATTCAAGAACATTTGCAAACTGTCAGTATCAGTATGATCGaagattttatcaattttgtgAAGAcgtgtataaataataagcCTGAATATGGTCAATGTGATATAAACGCTGTTATAACAGCAAGGTTTCTTTTAGCATTGACGACGTTAAGTTCAAacttaaataaatgtttcacaCTCTCAAAAGTGTCAGGATTGACCATTACAAATGCCAGATGGCAGTCGGTTTGTgataaattgaaagaagaaagcaCTTTTGTTTGGTTGATTTGGGCCAAAAcctataaaaataagataagtGAGCATAGGGAAAGGTTTATATCTAAGGAATCTCTAGATGGTTATCCAATACATTTAGTTATATCAGAATGGGAGAAAGTGATCATCGAAGAGGACTCTGGAGAGGGGAGAAGAATAAAGTCAGAAATTTTAGTACCATATCAACCATCTATACAACTGCAGAAGTTTTTAACTGCtattaataaagatttaaataaagtaataccGCACACTCTTCCAAA GAAAGTGCTGTATGAAATGATAGAGGACGTTGTGACAgagttattaaattattatctaaCTGCACCTGGCAATGCTAGACTTTCACAGAAGCAAGCCCTTCAagtattatttgatataaagtATTCTAGTCTGCTTATGATACcccgtgaaaataaaattctgtcaGATTTATCAACCAAAGCTTGTGACAGTGTGTTATCAAAAATCGATCCATTCGATTACGATGTTTTCAATCCTTTCATTCATACTAACGTAAAGAAAAGTGTTCAAAGATCACTG CTCATACTAGGAAATCTAGTACCTCATTTGGAACAGTTACACACAATTTTAGGAGCACGAAGCGAATACAATAACGCTGAAGGCGTGAAATCAGATTTGTCTTCAGTCCTGGCTTTATGTACGGGAGCGCCATGGTTCCCGCCTTTAACAGTAACAGCTCCGGCAAGAAATTTGCCGCTTGTTACCGTACCCATGCCAGAAAAGACACAG CGTAAAAAGACCACTAGcaaagaaaatacgaaaagtGATTCAGCTGGGGCTACGATCAAATCTGGTGCAGCGGCATTTTTCGGAGCGATGGGCTCGGATTGGTTTGGTAgtagttaa
- the LOC132912162 gene encoding conserved oligomeric Golgi complex subunit 1 isoform X2: MTTNYLDLDINKLFEEYTIKEIEGIQKKIQHESDRKKIELRTLVGERYRDLILAADTIGKMKITSERVISRITNIEDKFRELQKKYLIGFKIDSVQNEDVRNIETSQNSVIIQIKILMDIPQYIWSNIENKDLLFATQLYLVAQHINYSLSFEVGNTDLALKYPIVSKQWDVISQFKNIIFTECNNVLQSLSVESGSIANCLAALVLLNGSSFSDLLDKLISLRNHAVKSIVTDENDNSVKKKIKSCIEILIQTISLIYSCFINSDGKSGGLVSQYLTKIQDQEAYSLLSQLDFNQELLKEFLPLVTKQHKPFVSNSFENFCIPDLQKSIKSWLEWVAEFCSREITKLLDLIISIKGLYYVREEAVSINLPENWNLIWEELSLPRITFWVEFFQPLISHRVKRIIDDKWMETTIALKSDIVELLGKVIHDKFEYPEHDLRWFIWKDSPSDIPQKLTKNGSPDNKRSLLMKTKGYSPNILKLCENFDSNLHALLEDLEQYLYETERVMSIKDNLLSTNIYLISDSFSDRAEIQEHLQTVSISMIEDFINFVKTCINNKPEYGQCDINAVITARFLLALTTLSSNLNKCFTLSKVSGLTITNARWQSVCDKLKEESTFVWLIWAKTYKNKISEHRERFISKESLDGYPIHLVISEWEKVIIEEDSGEGRRIKSEILVPYQPSIQLQKFLTAINKDLNKVIPHTLPKKVLYEMIEDVVTELLNYYLTAPGNARLSQKQALQVLFDIKYSSLLMIPRENKILSDLSTKACDSVLSKIDPFDYDVFNPFIHTNVKKSVQRSLLILGNLVPHLEQLHTILGARSEYNNAEGVKSDLSSVLALCTGAPWFPPLTVTAPARNLPLVTVPMPEKTQP, from the exons ATGACAACGAATTACTTGGATTTGGATATTAACAAATTGTTCGAGGAGTACACGATAAAGGAGATCGAGGGGATCCAGAAGAAGATTCAACATGAGAGTGACAGGAAAAAAATCGAACTTAGAACTTTAGTTGG GGAAAGGTACCGTGATCTTATATTGGCTGCAGACACAATTGGGAAAATGAAGATAACTTCTGAGAGAGTTATTTCAAGGATAACTAACATCGAGGACAAATTTAGGGAATTACAGAAAAAGTATCTTATTGGATTTAAAATAGATTCAGTTCAGAATGAAGATGTTAG aaatatcgaaacaAGTCAGAATTCTGTCAtcattcaaataaaaatcttgaTGGACATACCCCAATATATCTGGTCGAATATTGAAAACAAGGATTTATTATTTGCTACACAATTGTATTTGGTAGCTcaacatataaattatagcCTGTCATTTGAAGTAGGAAATACAGATTTAGCACTTAAGTACCCAATTGTGTCTAAGCAATGGGATGTTATTAGTCAGTTCAAGAATATCATATTTACTGAATGTAATAATGTGTTACAATCATTAAGTGTAGAATCAGGG AGCATAGCAAATTGTCTGGCAGCACTTGTGTTGTTGAATGGATCTTCGTTCTCAGATTTGTtggataaattaatatcattgcGTAACCATGCAGTTAAATCCATTGTTACAGACGAAAATGACAACagtgttaaaaagaaaataaaatcatgtattgaaatattgattcaaacaattagtttaatttattcttgCTTCATAA aTTCAGATGGAAAATCAGGTGGTCTTGTTTcacaatatttaacaaaaattcaagATCAAGAAGCATACTCTTTGCTCTCCCAGTTGGACTTCAATCAAGAATTATTAAAGGAATTTCTTCCTCTTGTGACTAAACAGCACAAACCATTTGTCTCAAACAGTTTCGAAAACTTTTGTATACCAGATCTTCAAAAAAGTATCAAATCTTGGCTGGAATGGGTAGCTGAGTTTTGCAGTCGCGAGATTACGAAACTTCTCGATTTAATAATATCCATAAAAGGCTTGTATTACGTTCGTGAAGAAGCTGTTAGCATTAATCTGCCTGAGAATTGGAATTTGATATGGGAGGAGCTTTCTCTTCCAAGAATAACCTTCTGGGTAGAATTCTTTCAACCTTTAATATCTCACAGAGTAAAAC gtATCATAGACGACAAATGGATGGAAACTACTATTGCGTTAAAATCTGACATAGTTGAACTGTTGGGCAAAGTAATTCATGATAAATTTGAGTATCCAGAACACGATTTGCGATGGTTTATCTGGAAAGACTCTCCAAGTGATATTCCTCAGAAGCTCACCAAAAATGGTAGTCCAGATAATAAAAGATCCCTATTAATGAAAACCAAAGGATATTCGCCGAATATTCTCAAATTGTGCGAAAATTTTGACTCAAATTTACATGCTTTGCTCGAAGATCTTGAACAATACTTGTATGAAACAGAACGCGTAATGTCTATCAAGGacaatttattatctacaaatatatatttaatttcggATTCATTCTCTGATCGCGCAGAGATTCAAGAACATTTGCAAACTGTCAGTATCAGTATGATCGaagattttatcaattttgtgAAGAcgtgtataaataataagcCTGAATATGGTCAATGTGATATAAACGCTGTTATAACAGCAAGGTTTCTTTTAGCATTGACGACGTTAAGTTCAAacttaaataaatgtttcacaCTCTCAAAAGTGTCAGGATTGACCATTACAAATGCCAGATGGCAGTCGGTTTGTgataaattgaaagaagaaagcaCTTTTGTTTGGTTGATTTGGGCCAAAAcctataaaaataagataagtGAGCATAGGGAAAGGTTTATATCTAAGGAATCTCTAGATGGTTATCCAATACATTTAGTTATATCAGAATGGGAGAAAGTGATCATCGAAGAGGACTCTGGAGAGGGGAGAAGAATAAAGTCAGAAATTTTAGTACCATATCAACCATCTATACAACTGCAGAAGTTTTTAACTGCtattaataaagatttaaataaagtaataccGCACACTCTTCCAAA GAAAGTGCTGTATGAAATGATAGAGGACGTTGTGACAgagttattaaattattatctaaCTGCACCTGGCAATGCTAGACTTTCACAGAAGCAAGCCCTTCAagtattatttgatataaagtATTCTAGTCTGCTTATGATACcccgtgaaaataaaattctgtcaGATTTATCAACCAAAGCTTGTGACAGTGTGTTATCAAAAATCGATCCATTCGATTACGATGTTTTCAATCCTTTCATTCATACTAACGTAAAGAAAAGTGTTCAAAGATCACTG CTCATACTAGGAAATCTAGTACCTCATTTGGAACAGTTACACACAATTTTAGGAGCACGAAGCGAATACAATAACGCTGAAGGCGTGAAATCAGATTTGTCTTCAGTCCTGGCTTTATGTACGGGAGCGCCATGGTTCCCGCCTTTAACAGTAACAGCTCCGGCAAGAAATTTGCCGCTTGTTACCGTACCCATGCCAGAAAAGACACAG CCTTAG
- the LOC132912162 gene encoding conserved oligomeric Golgi complex subunit 1 isoform X3, with amino-acid sequence MKITSERVISRITNIEDKFRELQKKYLIGFKIDSVQNEDVRNIETSQNSVIIQIKILMDIPQYIWSNIENKDLLFATQLYLVAQHINYSLSFEVGNTDLALKYPIVSKQWDVISQFKNIIFTECNNVLQSLSVESGSIANCLAALVLLNGSSFSDLLDKLISLRNHAVKSIVTDENDNSVKKKIKSCIEILIQTISLIYSCFINSDGKSGGLVSQYLTKIQDQEAYSLLSQLDFNQELLKEFLPLVTKQHKPFVSNSFENFCIPDLQKSIKSWLEWVAEFCSREITKLLDLIISIKGLYYVREEAVSINLPENWNLIWEELSLPRITFWVEFFQPLISHRVKRIIDDKWMETTIALKSDIVELLGKVIHDKFEYPEHDLRWFIWKDSPSDIPQKLTKNGSPDNKRSLLMKTKGYSPNILKLCENFDSNLHALLEDLEQYLYETERVMSIKDNLLSTNIYLISDSFSDRAEIQEHLQTVSISMIEDFINFVKTCINNKPEYGQCDINAVITARFLLALTTLSSNLNKCFTLSKVSGLTITNARWQSVCDKLKEESTFVWLIWAKTYKNKISEHRERFISKESLDGYPIHLVISEWEKVIIEEDSGEGRRIKSEILVPYQPSIQLQKFLTAINKDLNKVIPHTLPKKVLYEMIEDVVTELLNYYLTAPGNARLSQKQALQVLFDIKYSSLLMIPRENKILSDLSTKACDSVLSKIDPFDYDVFNPFIHTNVKKSVQRSLLILGNLVPHLEQLHTILGARSEYNNAEGVKSDLSSVLALCTGAPWFPPLTVTAPARNLPLVTVPMPEKTQRKKTTSKENTKSDSAGATIKSGAAAFFGAMGSDWFGSS; translated from the exons ATGAAGATAACTTCTGAGAGAGTTATTTCAAGGATAACTAACATCGAGGACAAATTTAGGGAATTACAGAAAAAGTATCTTATTGGATTTAAAATAGATTCAGTTCAGAATGAAGATGTTAG aaatatcgaaacaAGTCAGAATTCTGTCAtcattcaaataaaaatcttgaTGGACATACCCCAATATATCTGGTCGAATATTGAAAACAAGGATTTATTATTTGCTACACAATTGTATTTGGTAGCTcaacatataaattatagcCTGTCATTTGAAGTAGGAAATACAGATTTAGCACTTAAGTACCCAATTGTGTCTAAGCAATGGGATGTTATTAGTCAGTTCAAGAATATCATATTTACTGAATGTAATAATGTGTTACAATCATTAAGTGTAGAATCAGGG AGCATAGCAAATTGTCTGGCAGCACTTGTGTTGTTGAATGGATCTTCGTTCTCAGATTTGTtggataaattaatatcattgcGTAACCATGCAGTTAAATCCATTGTTACAGACGAAAATGACAACagtgttaaaaagaaaataaaatcatgtattgaaatattgattcaaacaattagtttaatttattcttgCTTCATAA aTTCAGATGGAAAATCAGGTGGTCTTGTTTcacaatatttaacaaaaattcaagATCAAGAAGCATACTCTTTGCTCTCCCAGTTGGACTTCAATCAAGAATTATTAAAGGAATTTCTTCCTCTTGTGACTAAACAGCACAAACCATTTGTCTCAAACAGTTTCGAAAACTTTTGTATACCAGATCTTCAAAAAAGTATCAAATCTTGGCTGGAATGGGTAGCTGAGTTTTGCAGTCGCGAGATTACGAAACTTCTCGATTTAATAATATCCATAAAAGGCTTGTATTACGTTCGTGAAGAAGCTGTTAGCATTAATCTGCCTGAGAATTGGAATTTGATATGGGAGGAGCTTTCTCTTCCAAGAATAACCTTCTGGGTAGAATTCTTTCAACCTTTAATATCTCACAGAGTAAAAC gtATCATAGACGACAAATGGATGGAAACTACTATTGCGTTAAAATCTGACATAGTTGAACTGTTGGGCAAAGTAATTCATGATAAATTTGAGTATCCAGAACACGATTTGCGATGGTTTATCTGGAAAGACTCTCCAAGTGATATTCCTCAGAAGCTCACCAAAAATGGTAGTCCAGATAATAAAAGATCCCTATTAATGAAAACCAAAGGATATTCGCCGAATATTCTCAAATTGTGCGAAAATTTTGACTCAAATTTACATGCTTTGCTCGAAGATCTTGAACAATACTTGTATGAAACAGAACGCGTAATGTCTATCAAGGacaatttattatctacaaatatatatttaatttcggATTCATTCTCTGATCGCGCAGAGATTCAAGAACATTTGCAAACTGTCAGTATCAGTATGATCGaagattttatcaattttgtgAAGAcgtgtataaataataagcCTGAATATGGTCAATGTGATATAAACGCTGTTATAACAGCAAGGTTTCTTTTAGCATTGACGACGTTAAGTTCAAacttaaataaatgtttcacaCTCTCAAAAGTGTCAGGATTGACCATTACAAATGCCAGATGGCAGTCGGTTTGTgataaattgaaagaagaaagcaCTTTTGTTTGGTTGATTTGGGCCAAAAcctataaaaataagataagtGAGCATAGGGAAAGGTTTATATCTAAGGAATCTCTAGATGGTTATCCAATACATTTAGTTATATCAGAATGGGAGAAAGTGATCATCGAAGAGGACTCTGGAGAGGGGAGAAGAATAAAGTCAGAAATTTTAGTACCATATCAACCATCTATACAACTGCAGAAGTTTTTAACTGCtattaataaagatttaaataaagtaataccGCACACTCTTCCAAA GAAAGTGCTGTATGAAATGATAGAGGACGTTGTGACAgagttattaaattattatctaaCTGCACCTGGCAATGCTAGACTTTCACAGAAGCAAGCCCTTCAagtattatttgatataaagtATTCTAGTCTGCTTATGATACcccgtgaaaataaaattctgtcaGATTTATCAACCAAAGCTTGTGACAGTGTGTTATCAAAAATCGATCCATTCGATTACGATGTTTTCAATCCTTTCATTCATACTAACGTAAAGAAAAGTGTTCAAAGATCACTG CTCATACTAGGAAATCTAGTACCTCATTTGGAACAGTTACACACAATTTTAGGAGCACGAAGCGAATACAATAACGCTGAAGGCGTGAAATCAGATTTGTCTTCAGTCCTGGCTTTATGTACGGGAGCGCCATGGTTCCCGCCTTTAACAGTAACAGCTCCGGCAAGAAATTTGCCGCTTGTTACCGTACCCATGCCAGAAAAGACACAG CGTAAAAAGACCACTAGcaaagaaaatacgaaaagtGATTCAGCTGGGGCTACGATCAAATCTGGTGCAGCGGCATTTTTCGGAGCGATGGGCTCGGATTGGTTTGGTAgtagttaa